A region of the Corticium candelabrum chromosome 4, ooCorCand1.1, whole genome shotgun sequence genome:
TGCCGTTAATTAACTAAGGAGAATACAAATCAAAGACGAGGGCTCGACAACCACAAATAGATACAAGGCTTCCTACCTCACTGCCTACAAAGGACTGCCAGAATGCAGAGACACTGTGAAGCAAGCAAATATTACCAGTAAGCTACACGTAGAAAGACCTGAAGCTTACCAATGTCAAAAGCCGGACCCAGTCTGATTCTTGATGCAACAACACTGAACAGCTGCCGTCGGATATTCGCCAGCTTGAGGGGAACGATTGCTCGctaatttgtgaaagcaaccGCAGATATCTAAATGGCGCGAAGTAGCACCGCCCCGACACAACAAATCACGCCAAAATCTGAGTGCCATCTGTCGTGAGTCCAGCTAATAGCGTTGATACGGcggtagtttgcatggtgGCATCGAGACCTGACGGCTTAGGAAAGCACACGCGCGAATGAAGCAACTGCAGATAAAGGGAGGAAAATCAGTTGGGCAAAATGTAGAGAACAAAAGAATGTCGCTTACTTTGACCGCTCACAGGAAACTACGTAACATTAGCCCAAGAAAACTCATACCCAGCAAGCTCCAACGCAACCGATTCCTCATCGAAGTGCACGTGCTAACGACAGTCTTCCACatgctttacaacaaatgccaataaCACTCACCTTGTACGATTACACCGCGAGTCAAGACGACCGGAAACCGCCATAATCATCGTCACTTTGACCTGGTCTTGCACCTCCAAACAAGAAAAGATTCCACCTTGACAAGaagttctgaagaaagcaatagtgcagGCACATCTAACAACcaagtaggttggattcgctCCGCTCTCTGGGTTGGGCGAAATACAAATAGTTGAAGCTACCGGCCGACGAACGTCATAATTGGCCGTTTTGCTCGTCTTCTTGCAGGCGTATCTAGATCTCTCTAGGATTGGAAGGCACGCAAAAAAACAGAGAATAGATCAGTTGTCAACGATGCGTTGTAAGGTGTGCTGAGCTCTAAGACTTACTAGACTGTGAGCCGATGATTCGATGTCGTCATACAAGCTAGCGATACGCCCTACAGAGACGGTCAGATTACCCGGGACATATCGCGAACTTAATTTCCccggttgtttggtagactgagAGTACGGAAGCCGATAGGTTCGCGTTTATCtatagactcgacccagtctcttccgccctcgtcattccccgggtAATCAATCCTCGCCGTAGAGACCACTCGATCATGCTCCGCTCACTGCTAGTGgttactgtttgtgtgcatgcaaataATTCTCAAAAGTTCAAACTGTAGTATTTACAATAATTGGAAAGTCCTGTTTATCCGTGCCGACTGCTGCAGCAAGTTTTCTGTTTCAAAAGCCTGTCACTGAACATACCAGTTTCTCGTCCAAATTAGGTAAGAGGCAGATTCTCCTGGTACTAACGCTCCAAACTCTTCAGCTTGTCGTTTCTAGAAGGGGTCTGTACACATAGGTAGAGGGACACGGATTAGTCCAAGCGCTGACTTTTTCTGTCTTTCATAAAATCTTTCCCTGcacaattgcacaaacaaaagaaatcgTAATTACAGTCCCAACAACATTGAGTCTAACTAGTTGATCAAGGAAGTGATCCAGAAACAGAACGACAACAGCTCTTCTATAGTACTCTTCTATTGTCTCTGTGAGAACATTTACACGGTTCCTTTGCGTGTACCACAACGAAAAGATAGAGATGGCACACAGTCACCTTCAGCTTCATGAATATTTTCAGCTCCATATTTGAACCATCGGTTACTGTGTTCCGACACGCTATCCCTGAAAGTCCTATCTGTATACGTCTCTACATAACTCTCTAGAATCTTTCTTAGAGAAGATCTATAGAAATTCCTTAAGACACGCCCACTGGGTTGGAGTGCACCATCTCTGGATTATTTGGCAAGGTTTCGGTGTTTTAGTTGTTGAAATTAGATTGGAGTAGTatgcgtttaattaattaaaataagttTTTATAATTACGCTTATTTAGCTCGCGCTAAGCCGAAACACTGAAGACGCCCTAGCTGCTTCAAGTGTCGCGCCTACTTTAGTATAGTATTTGTCAAATAACTGCGCTTGTATCCGCAATTCTAAATTTTCATGTAGaaactgtgtttgtttggttggttttggtttgtttgtgtgtgtagtccAAAGATTGTTAGTGTTATAACTTATTTTGGTTTTGCAAACCAAGAAAGTTATTCTTTTGCACGAGAGGCTGGcaaatttcaaaaaaaaaAAAGATAATGATCCTAACCATGAAACAAAGAGAAAGTGAAGGGATTTAGTCTGTCAGGATTTGGAGTCAATAGGTGCATCATGCCAAGGGCACCAGGTGTACATGAGATGCCAATGAAGGGGTGGTGTGACATTGTCGAGAGGGAGTGTCTGAGTCGATCTTATATAAGGCAGCAGTAAATCGTAAGAAGAACAGATGTGCAGCAAACATTCTATCTTAGGGGAAAGGTTACATCTGTGAATGCAAGAGAACATGCATTTAAAGATCAGACGACCTTGTAAGGCATTACCGATTTTGCTGGAACACTATATAGCAATTTGGCAGTTAGCCAAGGATGACAATCTGAGGGTACAGTTATTATGGTTAATTACTACATGGGCGGCTTAAAAGTTCAAGGATCaaggtgtgcgtgcgtgcgtgctgtagctcaattggttagacaGTGCATTTGGAAATGGCAACATCCGGGTTgcaaagttcaagtcacagtgatggcgagctatggcataacacttacacaaaattgcttctctcgattcagaagtataaatgagtacctggtctttgaactggggtggacaagaccgctggcttggcagtaacatagCGCATGATGTTATGGAGCTGCGCcacgccatagtcagtgccccttgatgactctggccaagcccCAGgaggattgtagcgctggtcCTTAAGcttccacgtagcgcatggaggccctgtctctagaggcaaggGAGCTATCTCTGTAACTGACCCTATGGTCGACGTCGAGCGACGTGGAGAGCATAActtttgtccatttttttGCGCTCGCGCCTGTATAGGCTACTTAATAATCCTCTCAAGTAACATGACAAGCTTCAATGTTGGGCAGTACACTTTGCAGAAGTTAGTGTCTAATTATTGCTCATCGAACTGTCAGTTGGACATTAACTAATGCACTGCCAGACATCATAGCTTCCATTCTCAGATGATGAAGACCTGTTCCGGGTCACATCTGAAAATGAGATTCGGGTACCTATGGCACATCTCAAAGATGGTAAGGCTCCGGGTCCTGAGGAGCTGACGGCATATCTGCTGAGCTGCTGAAGTTGATAGAAGGCAAAACCATCTGCTGGTTCACCTCACTGTTCAACTCCATTTGGAGCAGTGAGAGCATCCCCACCTTATGGTTCCGCTTCACAAGAAGAAAAGGCTATCCGAGTGCGACAACTACAGACGCATTGCCGATTTGAGCATCCCTAGCATGGTCTTTACTCTCGTTATATTGAACAGGATCCAACACAGAGTTGAAATCGTCTTGTGTGGAAACCAGTGTGGCTTCCGCAAGGGTATATGTACGTAGAGGGTGCACTGAGCAACTCTTCTCTCTCAGGGTGTTGATTGAAAAAGACGGGTAGTACCATCGTCTTCTATACGTCTACTTTGTAGACCTCCGTAAGGCCTACGATTCAATCAACAGAGAAGCTCTCTGGTCTCAGTCTGTGCTCTAATATTGTTACCATCTGCCATTTAAATTGCTCAACATCACCAAGCATTGCGCAATAACACTTCTGCCGCTATGGTAAAACATCGTATTTCTCTGTATTTAGTGGTGTCAAACAGGGTTGTGTACTTGCTCCAACTATGTTCAACCTCTACTTTGATACTACGATTCACCTTGCTATTACTGACCAACCAACAGGATGTAGGCCTGTGCTTGTCATACCTCATGGATGCTGACTTGGTATGGAACATAaagaagcttacatcagaggTGTCAGTGACAGATCTTGAATATGCTGATAGTATGGCACAGATATCTGATTCCCATGACAGCCTCTCTGCCTTGCTGGAATCTCTGGATTCCTCTTTCCATCACACGGGACTTACCATCAACTGCAAGAAGACAAAGTTTCTAGCTGTCTTACCTGGAGATGATTCCCATCTTCCATCTCTTATTCTTCCCTATCCTGGTTGTGATCCCATTGAGGTGGTGCCATCCTTCTAGTACCTTAGAAGTTTGAATTCTGTCTTCAACAATTGTACCTTGGACGTTGACATATCAGTACGGATCACCAAAGCATCCTTTGGCACCAGGAGAAGATCAAGCTCACGACCAAACTGAGCATCTATATCTAtgtctctgtagttctttcTACCCTCCTGTATGATCTGGGAACAGCAGCACTTTTGGAGTCACGGGTATATCGTCTACAGAGTTTCGTGATGTGAAGCCTCCGCTCAGTCGttggagtgtccctatggGACAAGAAGAGACACCACCTTCAAAGATAGCCCACCCATCAGATAGCCCACCTACAAAGAACCTCCATCATGCTAACTCGGAGACGTCTTTGACTATTGAATCACATCCTGCGCACGAATGAGAGTCGTCTACCGATAAATCTTTTGGTGCGAGCATCTTCCCAAGGTAGACGTTCAGTGGGACGCCAGAGAATGAGAGGGATTTGAGGAATTGCAAACTTCAGAAGGATTAGAGAATACTAGAACACAAGATATCGAGCTCCCGGCTCTGGCGGTGCTTCGATCTGCTCGTACGCCTTGATGTTTGGCTTACACAACGGAATAGACATACGTTCTCGTTCCACATGTCCAAGGCGAAGAGCCCCTTTTGGCGTATCCAATCGGGGAGCTGTTGTGTGAAGACGTGCTTCTCACATGGATGATGTGGAGTTGGTAACAACCTGACCTCCTTCGCATACAGTGGCGAGGGAAGCCTCTGTTGAGTGGGGGAGGGGTACTGCTTGTATGTCGATCTATTAAATATGTTAATACGCATAACTtaatacacatacatacacataaaatCGTTAAGTCATTGTTATAGTACCCAATTCCCTTgttatatacatgtatatctaTGTATACCAGCTATTTGTCTAATATGGCGCAATTTTGGTAGCCGGTGGGAGTGCCTTCACGTCTCGGGCGCCGAGAGGCGTAGAGACCCACGTTTACATTGTAGAGAAAAAGGACGGGAGGATCGTTTTTAAGGATCTCTGCAATGCAAACAGGCTATTCTTGGCAGGTGGTAAGATTTTAATCCCAGACCCCCTACACATAACTGAAGAAAGCCATCAGAACGAACCATTAAGTGGTTtagaaaacctacaaactagAGAAAACAAAAGGGACACAAGGAGTCTCCTTGCTACACACCAGATGACGACGCTCAATGGATATCCAAATCTGAGTTCACCTTCCAATCCATAGCACCACTGAACCCAAGTAAAGAGTTCACGCAGGGAGGTCAGACAAAATTAGCCCGAGAAAGCTGCTTCGATCGCAATTGTTGAAAGCGTACATATCACTCTTTAAACAGCATTAAGGTGGCATCATCACCGTGTTCAGATATTACTTTTTGTACATAGCGAATGGAAAGATGCTTCCAAACAGCTGCAGAATTTTTGTACATCAACAACTTACAAAATTGTACAAAAGTATCACACTTTGCCATGCTACATGGGTCTTGTTTTGTAAACATTCCTGACTGCTTGCCCTCTCGACAGCTGCGTAGATTCATTAAAACAAACTTTATTGCTTGAAAGGAAATAGTGTTACTCTTATGCTGATGAGTAATCATTAGAATGAACAAGGCGTGGCGCAAGATAAGAGTAAAACAAGTAAGACCGTCGAGGTGGAAAACTGAAAGAATTTACAAGTAAACTTTTGGGCAACACGCATCATAAAGTTCTTGTAGTTTATCTAAACTACGTATAACGTTTATCCCTAATTCATTAAATTTATTAGTTGAATGTGTTATGTTGTAAGAGCTATATATAGAAGAATACTTGTGGTTTGATTTTAGGTGATCTTTTAACTGTAGCTGAGACTCTGACATCTGGTGAATTGAGCTTTTGCCGGGAGATGCTACGTAGTGCTGTAGCTCGGAGAAGGACAACACGAGATAAATGAAGTGAGTGGTCTCTGTCAGGATATTACGCTTTTGTTTATGCTGACAGATATTACGCTTGTGTTTATGCTGTTAGCTGTGTTGTATATATACACCTATGACATTCACAGTTCAGCTCCGCTCTCCAACATACTACACTAGCTGCTAGTGTTATGCAGTCTTAACCCTCTGGTACACTACTTGTCAACAATAGATTGCTGCCATTTATCAATGTTTAATCAAATGTAACTGAAATCAATTTCCCCTTCCTTCAAGTCAATGTTGTCATTTGTTTCAAAAGATCAATTGAAAATGGTGAGATCTCACCATCTTGAACGACCTGAAATGAAGCAGTTCCACGTGTTGTGGTTTGTTGGTTACGTAAGGACGTTTTAGTTATGTTCATAGTTTTCTAATGAAATATGCCATAATAGATTGCACAGCAGGAAGTATAATGACTTCTACAATTATTATTGACTACGATAAAGAGCAATGATTTGTTTAGGATGGGATGTGTTTGGCCTTATTTAAAGTCAACAAGTTGAGAAGGCACTCATATATCTTGGTACAGAAATAGCAAATAGGCAAGCTCCTGGAAGGAACAAGCAGTTAAAATAAAAGCAAAAAAAGCGTTAATGCAGCGTTGTTAGttatacaaacagaaaactaAAGTTCTCAATCTAGCAAGATTGCACTTGTTTTTGATCTCGATCCCTTAAGAGTTAAATAACATGACGGCAAAAACACCTCCAATAACTGGACGAGCTCTAAAGCCCTTCACTCTACCAGTTGTTGTGAAATACCAATCACTGAATGGAACCCGATCTGGACTTTCATCAGCGAAATGGTACACACTGTTTGTAATTGCATCAAACTGGTCATGATTGCAAATTGAGGCGATCCACATAAGCCAGTCAGCTTTTGTAAAGTCTGCACGATTGTCAAGAGGAACACCATACGCATTCATCTTCTTTTGATAATAAGCACATTCCAAATCATAAACTGATTGAGGAAACAAATTTAAACCAAGGTATCGATCATACACAAGATTGTATTTGAGTGACCACGTGTCAGGCAGATTGTACTGCAGTCGGTAATGATCTCCATCACTAGCATTTTTCATCCACATTGTTACAAAATTCTTTGCTTGCATTAAGTAGTGTGTAGCTATGTCTTTCTGACCATCTTGTTCGAGTAAATATGCTAGTGCTCCGAGACCAACAATTCCTTTGATTGCCAGGTTTGCATTATGTGGAGAAGGACCTTCAAAATCATCTGTGCACAACTGGTTGCCTGGATCAGGAAGGTTGGATACTAAATAGTCTCCCCATCTACGAAGTAAAGGCCAGTAGGGTTCTAGATAAGTCAATGATCCCGGTTGACTCTGAAAGCCCAGTTTTTCTATATTTCTGTACCGTTTTGCTATGGCAGCTATCATGATGAGCATGTTACCAGTCTCTTCCATTGGCATCTGTTCTTGATGATTTGGAGCAAGATCACAAATGGGCCAATGACCGAGATGATGCGGTGCCCAGGTAAGGTTGTAAGGAATATACTCACCGTATGCTTTTGTTTCATTATTAGCATATGCAAGAATTGGCATTAGAAGCTTTTGTAATCGACTTGGAAAAGCATATACAAAAAGAGGAGAGCTCGGATAGAGAACATCAACTGTGCTCACATCACCATCACTTGAAATTTCCTTCAGAAAAGCCCATTCTTGCTGTAAAATGTCATTCCATACTAACTGTGTTCCACCCACAGTTTGTCGCCAGGCTAATGTTGCTATTGCACTGTAATTGTCAGCTGGATTAAAATACCCCGAGAATGCACCAATAACCAGACCATCTGTCAGTATACATGTTAACGACAAAGGAGAGGCGTAAGTATGAGCAGATCTCAACATTTCTGCTGTATTATTGTTGTAGACATGCCGCCACAAAGGTATCATGTTATGTCCAAAATAGCGAATGGACACAACTTGATCATATGCTAGAACAATGTAACGACTTGCTGCATTGTCCATTCCCACATTACCCAAATCCCATGAGACAGCTAAAACGGGCCAGTTGTCTTCACATGCACGTGGAGGCTTATCATCCTCATCAGGAAATGCTCTCCCAGTAGCAAATGACCCTCTGGCATTGACATCACTCGTTATAACTGTAGACACATTGTCATTGTCTTCAACTGATGTATACCAGTAGCCCCAGTTTATTCTATCTGATCCCTGTTGCAAATATTTCTGATCGACGGTTCCTATAGACATAGTGTGGTGACCTTCTACAGCTGACCTATTGCGTGACCACGTGACCATTTCTTTGGAGTCCATCACCGCCGGTTCAGCAGAATTGTCATAATAAAGTTGGACATGGTGTAATTTCCCGTCTTCAGACGACACGGAAAGGTTCAGATATGTCACAGGAATCTCATACAGGGAGACATACGTACCACCAAAGACTTCCCCGGGAATAGCAGAAACGCTAGAGAAGATGACATCCAATTTTACTCCATCCTGATGGAAGGTATAGTGAGTAGACGTTGGACCTACAGCCACTTCTGTTTGCTCAACATTCGGAATTGAAGAACCTGTTAGTAAGCTTTCCGGCCCCATGTAACGATATGTCTTGCTGTCTATCCGAATGAGACCTGCACATGAAACATTGCAAACCATCGGTTACTGTTCAGTTGTAGGCTTAGCTTACCCGTCAAACCCATGATGCCTCCTGACCAATGCATCGGAAACTCGTCATACAGATTATCCGTTGCAGACCATATGCTTATATAGGGGTTGTTGACAACTAGAGGCACTGAAGGAGGTCGAAATGCGCTAAAGCAGGGCCCGATCAAGGCAACGCATAAGAAAAGCAGCGACACATCCATTTTCGGTTTCTCAGCACTCCACTGAACATGTGACCAGACAGATCACGTGAacgtacacgtacagtaaACTATACGTTTGTTTGTAGCAAAAGAAACAAGACGCTAAAAGCCAGTCAACTCTACCATGCTACTCTAAGTCAGGGGCGTCGGACGGCCATGGCCGTCGTTACAGCGATATGTGTTTCCCCGGGTTACAAGTTTCCCCGCACGTATATCCGCATAATGTTGTGTGTCCCCGCACACATATATCACTGGACTGTCTACATCAAAGATACCGCAAGAGTGCATGTTCCAACCttcaaaatttgatttttattttgtCAGATAATTGGAAGAGATTTAATTGTTATTTCTGTAATagctttatttaattaatagtctaAATTCAAGTAGCACTGCCAGAATTCATTGGGAACACAGCACTAGGTGTGTTTACCTAGTGTAtgttgtacagtacgtacactTATCACTACTCTAGtattagatgtgtgtgtgtgtgtgtgtgtgtgtgtgtgtgtgtgtgtgtgtgtgtgtgtgtgtgtgtgtgtagactaaCAACTATATATTAGCAGGGGCCgtgcacacaaaacactaaGAATATGTGTGCGGGAAACTTGTAACCCGGAAAAACACATCACTGTAACACCGTACCAGCTAAAGAAATGGACTCACCAGTCGTCTAATACGCGTATACTTAAGATTAATAAATATCTAGCTAATACATGTTTTACACATACTGTTGGGTAACAAAAATTCGAGGCGAGGCCATCAAGTTGCTCGATATTCGGAGGTTTTCGATTTCCAGGTCATAGACGGTAGTAAAAATCCACTAAGAATATTTGGTAGTTTTCAGTGTCTATAATTACGCCTACTTAGCGCGCGCTAGCACCGTGTTTCTCCTCTGAGTTACGTTTAGACGGCTCTGCAATTTCTACTAAATATAGTAGGTTTGACTGTCCAGCCGGTCGTCTTCCCCCAGGAGGAGAAAGACTGGCTCCCCAAGAGGAGAAAGACCGAGGCTGGAGTCTTTTCCTCCTGAGGGGACAAGGGGCTGGACACTCCAGCCTACCTGCTTTACACTAAAAGAGTAGCACGGGCATCCtcactactacagtagtagatCATTAGTAGTTATAAAGCTGTTATAATATTTCTAATATACGTAGTACGGTACGTAGTAGTTATAAAGCAGTGATTTGTGTTATCTTGGCTCTATTGATGTGATTTACTAAAATGAAGTCATTAATCACATGAAGGCGTTACTGTAGGAAAGGGGATATCGTGTCTGCGGCACAGTTTTCTCATAGTTCTATCATAGGACTGGCATAACTTAGCTGACTGTTGCAATGCATATTTCAGGTCTTCAATTTCCTCAAAAAAATTCtacaaaacaaagaatcaATTAACATATGTCATTTTAACCACATCCATAACAACCACGAGTAACTGAAGTAACCTAAGTTAATCAACAATGATACATTTTGGCAGTAGCAGTCAAAACAACACATGTTAAATTTGGAAAAAATAAAAGTCTGTAATTACGTAAACTGCAAAagttaaaggggaactcccatGAAAATAGAAGTAACGTTCTCATGATAGTAATAAGTGGCCTGATTCTATtggtacctttctttcttaatagaactctttctgaacggagaaattgagcttccaACGTGGGGGCGTAACCCTATGGTAGTCGCCATTTTGAGATGATGACGTACGAATATCTTACCGATTGCGCATGTGTTGTCATCAGAGTATATGGCGTAGCTTCCGTACAGTTTTGAGCCCGAATGTGATGACGCTGAGAGCAGTTCGAGTTCGGGAAACTCTCATGAAATTGATTCGGACACAGGGGACGGAATCCCCAAGCGCTTTACCACGCATCATCATAGACGGCTCACACCCAAGGACGTTCTTAGTGAGCATCCAAGATACTGTGTTATTAGATGCTACATcctttcaaattctgactgaccCTCGATATATCCTCGCTACACAGAGCAACATACGCGAGTAAGATATTGCTACGTCATCatttcaaaatggcgactgCCATAAGGTTACGCCCCCATGTTcgaagctcaatttctccgttcagaaagagttgtattaagaaagaaaggtaccaATAGAGTCAGGGCACTTGGTACTATCATGAGAACGTTACTTGTAATTTCgtgggagttcccctttaagtGATCTGATTAATGCAAATGCACTTTATTGTTTTGTCACATAGTTGTTGAATAATTTTCAAGCTATAAAGCAGCCAGTGCTTCATTGTAATAGAAACATTGACAACTATCACAAATAAATTGAGTTTAGGTATTAAACATGTTGTACCTTGTCAAGACATTCAAATTCAGCTGCAAAATGGCAAATCAGTGACAAAACCACAAGATCATCTAAACTCGACACACCTTTCCATTTCAGCTGTTTTTCCCTTAAAGCATCCCTCTCTTTAGTAACTGCAGCTAACTTCTTATTCATCCCTTGTGTCGAGACAAGAaagctaataataataaccagTGGGTTCATAGTGTAAATGTATCAACCTGATATACTTTGTTCTCTCTTCAGAGATGATATCTGAGACGTCAGTCTTTCATTTAGTTTTACCAATCCATCAGCATGTAATTGGCTGCTTTCTAGCTGCTTCTCAACTTCTCTCTTTTCAACCTGTGCTAGGAACATCATTGCAGTCAGACGTGACTCCAGTTGTACAACACATCCATCTCATTCAGCACCTTCAAAGTCGCAATTGACTCTTTCAATTTGGTACTTTCAGCAACCATCCGACTGTACTTGCGAGACACTTCTGAGTATCCCTCAAGTATTCTATAATCAAAAGACaaaccacacaacacaaatatcaCAAATCACCACTGCTgcttacatacacacaatataAAACATGTGCATTTTCAGTGTGTACTG
Encoded here:
- the LOC134178308 gene encoding uncharacterized protein LOC134178308 — encoded protein: MDVSLLFLCVALIGPCFSAFRPPSVPLVVNNPYISIWSATDNLYDEFPMHWSGGIMGLTGLIRIDSKTYRYMGPESLLTGSSIPNVEQTEVAVGPTSTHYTFHQDGVKLDVIFSSVSAIPGEVFGGTYVSLYEIPVTYLNLSVSSEDGKLHHVQLYYDNSAEPAVMDSKEMVTWSRNRSAVEGHHTMSIGTVDQKYLQQGSDRINWGYWYTSVEDNDNVSTVITSDVNARGSFATGRAFPDEDDKPPRACEDNWPVLAVSWDLGNVGMDNAASRYIVLAYDQVVSIRYFGHNMIPLWRHVYNNNTAEMLRSAHTYASPLSLTCILTDGLVIGAFSGYFNPADNYSAIATLAWRQTVGGTQLVWNDILQQEWAFLKEISSDGDVSTVDVLYPSSPLFVYAFPSRLQKLLMPILAYANNETKAYGEYIPYNLTWAPHHLGHWPICDLAPNHQEQMPMEETGNMLIMIAAIAKRYRNIEKLGFQSQPGSLTYLEPYWPLLRRWGDYLVSNLPDPGNQLCTDDFEGPSPHNANLAIKGIVGLGALAYLLEQDGQKDIATHYLMQAKNFVTMWMKNASDGDHYRLQYNLPDTWSLKYNLVYDRYLGLNLFPQSVYDLECAYYQKKMNAYGVPLDNRADFTKADWLMWIASICNHDQFDAITNSVYHFADESPDRVPFSDWYFTTTGRVKGFRARPVIGGVFAVMLFNS
- the LOC134178365 gene encoding centrosomal protein of 290 kDa-like, with translation MAFVELPDICTCLKLHDENKRLKRKYVRLVERNRKLETHVAEMESQVGRRGTIRDRDTSGLCCKDKHHQECQVNKVPQSSHSQLDPENMNKILEGYSEVSRKYSRMVAESTKLKESIATLKVEKREVEKQLESSQLHADGLVKLNERLTSQISSLKREQSISGMNKKLAAVTKERDALREKQLKWKAEFECLDKNFFEEIEDLKYALQQSAKLCQSYDRTMRKLCRRHDIPFPTVTPSCD